A genomic stretch from Terriglobales bacterium includes:
- a CDS encoding malectin domain-containing carbohydrate-binding protein, with product MSKGRWAWLCFFGLAAVLLLGSVSAFAQVNVTTQHNDLARTGQNLNETALTPANVNVNQFGLLFKAPVDNQVYAQPLIVSGVSIGGGTHNVVYIVTTSNSVYAFDADSGTQYWHVNLGTPIANTDYGAGCVDINGNAGIIGTPVIDPVAGTLYVVNSLNSGGAFSFMLHALSISTGADKAGSPVQITNTAFSALVQNQRAGLALSNGNVLVPFSSHCDMGAYHGFLFAYNASTLAPVAVFNTSPTGSQDSLWMSGQGPAVDSAGNIYFGTSNGTWDGVSNFSESFIKLNPNLTLADWFTAANHANLDGGDLDLDTSGPLLVPPGNRLIMVGKSATGYVINATNLGHLGDASAVQTITLGGALHGSAIYWNSAVNGPEVYMWAQSDNLKAFQFNGNTLNTPNFQTSSDFIGGEPGAYLSLSANGNTNGIVWANAVLSGDANHGTIPGVLRAFNANNIATELYNNQQNAGRDSCNNFAKNGYSTIANGKVYLPSFGTADAGSGQLCVYAVLPTNCTVPTIPTGLSATAASSSQINLSWMAGTSNCPVSYSVFRSTTPGFTPSINNQIASAIFATTYSDPTVVASTTYYYLVEATTLAGASAPSNQGSATTPTGLAAFAINSGGSAAGSFIADTDFNGGGASISANIIDSSAVTNPAPQAVYQSERFGNFTYTIPGFNPGAPYTVRLHFADFFWSTAGQRVFNVLINGTQVLTNFDIIAAAGAKNKAIVEQFNANANPSGQFVIQYVTVKDNAKSSGIEIISSGGCSAPTAPSALGATAISSSQINLSWTASTSSCTPSYNVFRSTTSGFTPSSGNQIASGVSATTYSDIGLTASTTYFYLVEATNSGGTSAASNQTSATTQAGTGGGSIQINSGGPAVSPFVADEDFVGGGASGTGNTIDTSAVINPAPMAVYQTERFGNFTYTIPGLNAGASYTVRLHFAEFYWTMVGQRVFNVLINQNQVLTNFDIIAAAGAANKAIVEQFTATANSSGQIVIQYVTVKDNAKSSAIEIISGGGSCTAPSAPTGLSATAASSSQINLSWTASTSSCAVNYNVFRSLTSGFTPSSSNQIASNVSSTSFSDTGLAASTTYYYVVEATNAGGTSAASNQTSATTQAGTGVVQINCGGLAVSPFVADEFFSASGTINHANTIDLSGVTNPAPMAVYQSARIGNFTYTIPGFAAGSSHTVRLHFAETYFTAAGSRTFNVSINGTQVLTNFDIVAAAGAKNKAVIKPFTANANASGQYVITFTTVVNNSLVSGIEVQ from the coding sequence ATGTCGAAGGGAAGATGGGCCTGGCTGTGTTTTTTCGGTCTCGCAGCCGTGTTGCTGCTTGGCAGTGTCTCCGCATTTGCTCAAGTCAACGTTACCACTCAGCACAACGATCTGGCGCGGACCGGGCAGAACCTCAATGAAACTGCACTGACGCCGGCGAACGTGAACGTGAATCAGTTCGGGTTGCTGTTCAAGGCCCCGGTAGATAACCAGGTTTACGCGCAACCGCTGATCGTATCGGGTGTCAGCATCGGCGGCGGCACGCACAACGTGGTCTATATCGTTACCACGAGCAACAGCGTCTATGCCTTCGACGCCGATAGCGGGACTCAGTACTGGCATGTCAATCTGGGAACCCCGATAGCCAACACCGACTACGGCGCCGGCTGCGTGGATATCAACGGCAACGCCGGGATCATCGGCACGCCGGTGATTGATCCCGTTGCGGGAACGCTTTACGTCGTAAACTCCCTCAACAGCGGCGGCGCTTTTTCCTTCATGCTGCACGCGCTCAGTATTAGCACCGGGGCGGACAAGGCCGGAAGCCCGGTGCAGATTACCAACACGGCTTTTAGCGCTTTGGTCCAGAACCAGCGCGCGGGTTTAGCGCTAAGCAATGGCAACGTTCTGGTTCCCTTCAGCTCCCACTGCGACATGGGGGCATATCACGGATTCCTGTTTGCTTACAACGCTTCGACTCTGGCGCCGGTGGCGGTTTTTAACACGTCGCCTACGGGCAGCCAGGATAGCCTGTGGATGTCAGGGCAAGGCCCGGCGGTCGACTCGGCGGGCAACATTTATTTCGGAACCAGTAACGGCACCTGGGACGGAGTTTCGAACTTTAGCGAGAGCTTCATCAAGCTCAACCCGAACCTCACGCTTGCCGACTGGTTTACCGCTGCAAATCACGCGAACCTGGATGGAGGCGATCTAGACCTCGATACCTCAGGCCCGCTGCTGGTGCCGCCGGGGAACCGGCTGATCATGGTCGGCAAATCCGCCACGGGATATGTGATCAACGCCACCAACCTTGGGCATCTGGGCGACGCGAGCGCCGTGCAGACGATCACGCTCGGTGGAGCCCTTCATGGCAGCGCTATCTATTGGAACAGCGCCGTGAACGGACCCGAAGTCTACATGTGGGCCCAAAGTGACAACTTGAAGGCGTTTCAGTTCAACGGCAACACTTTGAACACGCCCAATTTTCAGACGAGCTCCGATTTTATCGGCGGAGAACCCGGCGCCTATCTCTCGCTTTCGGCCAACGGCAACACCAACGGGATCGTGTGGGCCAACGCTGTCCTCAGCGGCGACGCCAATCACGGCACGATCCCTGGTGTTCTCCGGGCATTTAACGCCAACAATATCGCCACTGAGCTTTATAACAACCAGCAGAACGCTGGCCGCGATAGCTGCAATAATTTCGCCAAGAATGGCTACTCCACAATCGCCAACGGAAAAGTGTATCTCCCGAGCTTTGGCACAGCCGACGCCGGTAGCGGGCAACTTTGCGTCTACGCTGTGTTGCCTACCAATTGCACTGTGCCTACGATCCCAACTGGGTTAAGTGCGACCGCAGCTTCCAGCAGTCAGATCAACTTGAGCTGGATGGCTGGCACGTCGAACTGCCCGGTCAGCTACAGCGTTTTCCGCAGCACAACGCCAGGGTTTACGCCCTCTATCAATAACCAGATTGCGAGTGCGATTTTCGCTACGACTTACTCAGACCCCACGGTTGTAGCCTCTACCACCTACTACTACCTGGTGGAAGCAACCACTTTGGCGGGCGCTTCCGCGCCTTCGAACCAGGGCAGCGCAACCACACCAACCGGCTTGGCAGCGTTTGCCATCAACTCCGGGGGAAGCGCGGCGGGCAGCTTCATCGCCGATACTGATTTCAATGGTGGTGGCGCCTCCATCTCGGCGAACATTATTGACAGCTCGGCGGTTACCAACCCTGCGCCCCAGGCGGTTTACCAGAGCGAACGATTCGGCAACTTCACTTACACCATTCCGGGTTTCAATCCCGGAGCTCCTTACACCGTGCGGTTGCACTTCGCTGATTTTTTCTGGAGCACGGCGGGGCAGCGCGTGTTCAACGTTTTGATCAACGGAACGCAGGTGCTGACCAACTTCGACATTATTGCCGCGGCTGGGGCCAAGAATAAAGCGATCGTTGAGCAGTTTAATGCGAATGCAAATCCCAGCGGCCAGTTTGTGATCCAGTATGTAACCGTCAAGGACAACGCCAAGTCCAGCGGTATCGAAATTATCAGCAGCGGCGGTTGCAGCGCGCCCACAGCTCCGAGCGCACTGGGCGCCACCGCAATTTCCAGCAGCCAGATCAACCTGAGTTGGACCGCGAGCACTTCATCCTGCACGCCCAGTTATAACGTGTTCCGCAGCACTACCTCGGGCTTCACGCCCTCGAGCGGCAACCAGATTGCGAGCGGAGTATCCGCCACGACTTACTCGGACATCGGTCTGACGGCTTCGACGACGTACTTCTATTTAGTGGAAGCCACCAACTCGGGCGGGACATCAGCAGCCTCGAACCAAACCAGCGCAACCACACAAGCTGGGACAGGCGGCGGCAGCATCCAGATCAACTCCGGCGGTCCGGCGGTAAGTCCGTTCGTGGCCGACGAAGATTTTGTGGGAGGGGGGGCCAGCGGCACCGGCAACACAATAGACACATCCGCTGTAATCAATCCGGCGCCGATGGCGGTCTATCAGACCGAGCGCTTCGGCAACTTCACCTACACCATTCCCGGCCTCAATGCCGGGGCTTCCTACACGGTGCGGCTGCACTTCGCCGAATTCTACTGGACGATGGTGGGGCAGCGCGTCTTCAACGTTCTGATCAACCAGAACCAGGTGCTCACTAACTTCGACATCATTGCGGCTGCGGGAGCGGCGAATAAGGCAATCGTCGAGCAGTTCACGGCTACCGCCAACAGCAGCGGCCAGATCGTGATTCAGTATGTCACTGTCAAGGACAACGCCAAATCCAGCGCCATTGAAATCATCAGCGGCGGTGGTTCTTGCACTGCGCCGTCGGCCCCAACTGGATTGAGCGCCACAGCAGCATCCAGCAGTCAGATCAATTTGAGCTGGACGGCAAGCACGTCATCTTGCGCGGTGAACTACAACGTCTTTCGCAGCTTGACGTCAGGCTTCACGCCTTCGAGCAGCAACCAGATTGCGAGCAACGTGAGCAGTACTTCGTTCTCGGATACGGGGCTGGCGGCTTCGACAACCTATTACTACGTAGTGGAAGCCACGAACGCGGGCGGTACATCAGCAGCTTCCAATCAGACGAGTGCAACCACGCAAGCCGGAACGGGAGTTGTCCAGATCAATTGTGGCGGTCTCGCGGTAAGCCCCTTCGTGGCCGATGAGTTCTTCTCCGCCAGCGGCACCATCAATCACGCCAACACCATTGACCTGAGCGGGGTGACGAACCCGGCGCCGATGGCCGTTTACCAAAGCGCGCGCATTGGGAATTTTACCTACACGATTCCGGGTTTTGCCGCCGGATCGAGCCATACCGTGCGCCTGCACTTTGCCGAGACTTACTTCACCGCCGCTGGTTCGCGGACGTTTAACGTGAGCATCAACGGCACGCAGGTGCTGACCAACTTCGATATTGTTGCGGCCGCCGGCGCCAAGAACAAGGCAGTGATCAAACCGTTCACTGCGAATGCAAATGCCAGCGGCCAGTACGTGATCACGTTCACGACCGTGGTCAACAACTCACTGGTGAGCGGGATCGAGGTCCAGTAG
- a CDS encoding malectin domain-containing carbohydrate-binding protein: MLEHKKIGAITLFLVLALFCVPGTAWTQSPVGVTVDQTTPGQTVSPDFEGFSVEMLLAFPDSSGNYLFSGNNTALIGMFKSLGIKSLRMGGNSADNVADNNGQLPIDATCAAANKCPNADSLYAFAQAAGVNVLFTLRLKVYDPNAAAVEAGYIMKHYAGLTKCFQVGNEPNVYIDSYSTYDTDFKAYRSAVLNVAPTATFCAPAVTNGGGQPWAESFATEYKGDPTIQLVCGHYYPGARTGTITGDINYILDPSRLVGGANNYTQYYNNFPSFAVAAGETWRLEETNSLVSQGETGVSDVYTSTLWALDYQHWWAQQRNAGGLNFHEGASSVYNAFVPTTLSSSYTARPVAYGIKAFSLGGAGQNVTTTVSSNPNSVNITAYGLLDPTTGNLFVTLINKEHFTGAKNATVTLNPGAAYTGGKMWALQQANGDVTVATGITLGGATIGGDGTWNGTASTISPASSGDFSIAVPAASAAIVELTGKGTPPPPPQPPSNLAASAISSSQINLSWTASPTSGVTYSIFRSTTSGFTPSSGNQIASGVSTTSFSDTTASCNTTYFYLVEAANVGGTSAPANQASATTQACVTPTIQINSGGPAVSPFVADEDFAGGGTINHANTIDLSGVTNPPPMAVYQTGRTGNFTYTIPGFSPGSSQTVRLHFAETFFSTTGSRVFNVSINGTQVLTNFDIVAAAGAKNKAVIEQFNGEAANSSGQYVIQFTSVVNNSLVSGIEITTGAVCNIPTAPSGLTAMAVSSSQINLSWTASTSNCTPTYNVFRSTTSGFTPSSSNQIASGIMGTSFSDTGLAASTPYFYLVEATDSAGTSAASNQASATTLASCTTVPTAPSGLGATAVSGSQINLSWTASTASGCTVTYNVFRSTTSGFTPSSSNQVASGVTGTAFSDTGLAASTTYFYLVEATDSAGTSGPSNQASATTIILQCFCINAGGPAVSPFLADQDFAGGGTINHANTIDLSGVTNPAPMAVYQTARVGNFTYTLPGFTAGSSHTVRLHFAETFFSTAGSRTFNVSINGTQVLTNFDIVAAAGAKNKAVIEQFTENANSSGQYVITFTSVVNQSLVSGIEIQ, translated from the coding sequence ATGCTGGAACACAAAAAAATCGGCGCGATCACTCTGTTTCTGGTCCTGGCGTTATTTTGTGTGCCGGGAACTGCTTGGACCCAATCTCCCGTTGGAGTGACGGTTGACCAAACCACCCCCGGACAGACGGTCTCCCCTGACTTCGAGGGCTTCAGCGTCGAAATGCTCCTGGCCTTTCCCGACAGCAGCGGGAACTACCTATTCAGCGGGAATAACACCGCTCTCATCGGAATGTTCAAGAGCCTTGGCATCAAAAGCCTGCGCATGGGCGGCAACAGCGCCGACAATGTCGCCGATAACAACGGCCAGCTCCCAATCGATGCAACCTGCGCGGCGGCCAATAAATGCCCCAACGCCGACAGCCTGTACGCCTTTGCCCAGGCCGCCGGCGTCAATGTGCTCTTCACGTTGCGATTGAAGGTTTACGATCCGAACGCAGCCGCTGTAGAAGCTGGTTACATCATGAAGCACTACGCTGGGTTGACCAAGTGCTTTCAGGTGGGCAACGAGCCGAACGTCTACATCGACAGTTACAGCACATACGACACCGATTTCAAGGCTTATAGGAGTGCAGTCTTGAACGTTGCTCCCACCGCGACGTTCTGTGCTCCGGCAGTGACCAATGGCGGCGGCCAGCCCTGGGCCGAGTCATTCGCGACCGAGTACAAGGGGGACCCAACGATTCAATTGGTCTGCGGACACTATTACCCGGGTGCACGGACAGGCACGATTACCGGCGACATCAACTATATATTGGACCCCAGCAGACTGGTCGGAGGCGCGAACAACTACACCCAGTACTACAACAACTTTCCAAGTTTCGCCGTAGCCGCAGGAGAAACCTGGCGGCTCGAGGAGACCAATAGCCTGGTCAGCCAGGGCGAGACGGGCGTGAGCGACGTTTATACATCTACGCTTTGGGCGCTTGACTACCAGCATTGGTGGGCCCAGCAGCGCAACGCCGGCGGGCTCAATTTTCACGAAGGCGCTTCGTCTGTTTATAACGCCTTCGTGCCGACTACGTTGAGCAGCAGCTACACCGCCAGACCTGTTGCCTATGGAATCAAGGCCTTCAGTCTCGGGGGCGCGGGGCAAAACGTCACAACTACGGTCAGCTCGAATCCGAATAGTGTCAATATCACGGCCTACGGCCTGCTGGATCCCACAACGGGAAACTTGTTCGTAACCCTCATCAATAAGGAGCACTTCACGGGAGCGAAGAACGCGACGGTTACTCTGAATCCTGGGGCAGCTTATACCGGCGGAAAAATGTGGGCTCTGCAGCAAGCGAACGGCGACGTTACCGTTGCCACCGGCATTACGCTTGGTGGTGCAACCATCGGTGGAGACGGCACCTGGAACGGCACGGCGTCTACGATCTCGCCAGCGAGTTCCGGAGATTTCAGCATCGCTGTCCCTGCAGCCAGTGCAGCCATCGTAGAGTTGACCGGAAAAGGCACTCCACCACCACCACCGCAACCGCCTTCAAACTTGGCGGCCAGCGCCATTTCCAGCAGCCAGATCAACCTGAGTTGGACAGCCTCGCCGACCTCGGGCGTTACTTACAGCATTTTCCGCAGCACGACCTCTGGATTCACGCCCTCCAGCGGCAACCAGATCGCGAGCGGGGTAAGCACCACGTCCTTCTCGGATACGACGGCATCGTGCAATACCACCTACTTCTATCTAGTGGAAGCCGCCAACGTGGGCGGCACCTCCGCGCCAGCCAACCAGGCCAGTGCGACAACCCAGGCCTGCGTTACTCCAACCATTCAGATCAACTCCGGCGGGCCGGCGGTGAGTCCGTTTGTAGCCGATGAAGACTTTGCGGGCGGCGGCACCATCAACCACGCCAACACCATTGACCTGAGCGGAGTGACTAACCCCCCGCCGATGGCGGTTTACCAGACGGGGCGCACAGGCAATTTCACCTACACCATTCCGGGATTTAGTCCCGGATCGAGCCAGACGGTGCGGCTGCACTTTGCTGAGACCTTCTTCTCGACGACTGGTTCCCGGGTCTTCAATGTGAGCATCAACGGGACACAGGTGCTGACGAACTTCGATATCGTTGCGGCTGCGGGCGCCAAAAACAAGGCCGTCATCGAGCAGTTCAATGGTGAAGCTGCGAACTCCAGCGGCCAGTACGTGATTCAGTTCACCTCGGTAGTCAACAATTCGCTGGTAAGCGGGATCGAAATCACGACGGGTGCTGTTTGCAACATACCCACAGCGCCCAGCGGTCTGACCGCGATGGCGGTTTCCAGCAGCCAGATCAACCTGAGCTGGACCGCCAGCACGTCGAACTGCACGCCGACCTACAACGTGTTCCGCAGCACGACATCGGGCTTCACGCCGTCAAGCAGCAACCAGATCGCCAGCGGAATCATGGGCACGTCCTTTTCTGATACTGGGCTGGCGGCTTCGACGCCGTACTTCTATTTAGTAGAAGCCACCGATTCAGCGGGCACATCGGCGGCATCCAATCAGGCCAGCGCAACCACGCTTGCCTCTTGCACAACAGTGCCCACCGCGCCCAGCGGGCTGGGGGCGACGGCAGTTTCCGGGAGCCAGATCAACTTGAGCTGGACTGCAAGTACGGCGTCAGGATGCACGGTCACCTACAACGTGTTCCGCAGCACGACTTCGGGCTTCACACCGTCAAGCAGCAACCAGGTCGCCAGCGGAGTGACGGGTACCGCCTTCTCCGATACCGGGCTGGCCGCTTCGACGACGTATTTCTATCTAGTAGAAGCCACCGACTCGGCGGGCACATCCGGACCATCGAATCAAGCCAGCGCAACCACGATCATATTGCAGTGTTTCTGCATCAATGCCGGTGGCCCGGCAGTGAGCCCATTTCTCGCCGATCAGGACTTCGCCGGAGGCGGCACCATCAATCACGCCAACACCATTGATCTGAGCGGGGTGACGAACCCAGCGCCCATGGCGGTCTACCAAACCGCGCGTGTGGGGAACTTCACCTACACACTTCCGGGCTTCACTGCGGGATCAAGTCACACCGTGCGGTTGCACTTTGCCGAGACCTTCTTTTCAACCGCCGGTTCCAGGACATTTAACGTGAGCATCAACGGGACGCAGGTATTGACGAACTTCGATATCGTTGCCGCCGCGGGCGCCAAGAACAAGGCGGTGATCGAGCAGTTCACCGAGAACGCGAATTCCAGCGGGCAGTACGTGATCACGTTCACCTCGGTAGTTAACCAATCGCTTGTCAGCGGGATCGAGATTCAGTAG